Proteins encoded together in one Mycobacterium noviomagense window:
- a CDS encoding IS3 family transposase — protein sequence MNFVDVHDFSVGLVLRVLGIPASTYYDWRKARREPSRRAREDTELLGLIDEIRGSHEFAATCGSPRLWLELRNRGIRVGRKRVEWIMRENGRKGAYLRRGWKHGSTRQNLKHTAAPDLLGRDFTATAPNQKWVADLTRILTLEGVVWLASVRDAFSNKVVGWDSGLRATTELVISALDYAIWSRDVRDGELVHHSDKGCQYTSIRFTQRLLDAGIAPSTGGVGDSFDNALAENLWSAIKVELIYWPATTSSPEQKRRRRCSATSTDGTTPTHPSRTRRTLTQRVRGCVAGQPAASTPTGYPPTRGCRSQIAKSPGNPGEPLLPALAAYLLTQSTVLSTRSFHPGTRLPALRGQRPPR from the coding sequence ATGAACTTCGTTGACGTGCATGACTTCTCGGTCGGTCTCGTACTGCGGGTCCTGGGCATTCCGGCATCGACGTACTACGACTGGCGCAAGGCGCGACGCGAGCCGTCGCGGCGGGCACGCGAGGACACCGAGCTGCTGGGGTTGATCGACGAGATCCGCGGCTCCCACGAGTTCGCCGCCACCTGCGGCTCGCCACGGCTGTGGCTGGAACTGCGCAACCGCGGCATCCGCGTCGGCCGCAAGCGCGTCGAGTGGATCATGCGCGAAAATGGCCGCAAAGGCGCCTACCTGCGCCGAGGCTGGAAGCACGGGTCGACCCGGCAAAACCTTAAGCACACCGCCGCGCCGGACCTGCTCGGCCGCGACTTCACCGCCACAGCGCCCAACCAGAAGTGGGTCGCGGATCTCACTCGGATTCTCACGCTAGAGGGTGTGGTGTGGCTGGCCAGCGTGCGCGACGCGTTCTCCAACAAAGTGGTCGGCTGGGACAGCGGCCTACGTGCCACCACCGAGCTGGTCATCTCAGCGCTCGACTACGCGATCTGGTCTCGTGACGTCCGCGACGGGGAGCTGGTCCACCACAGCGACAAGGGCTGCCAATACACCTCGATCCGGTTCACCCAACGGCTGCTCGACGCCGGCATCGCACCGTCCACCGGGGGCGTCGGGGATTCGTTCGATAACGCCCTCGCGGAGAACCTGTGGTCAGCCATCAAGGTCGAGCTGATCTACTGGCCCGCAACAACTTCGTCACCAGAGCAGAAGCGCAGGCGACGTTGTTCCGCTACATCGACGGATGGTACAACCCCGACGCATCCAAGCCGGACTCGGCGGACTCTCACCCAACGAGTACGAGGCTGCGTGGCAGGCCAGCCAGCAGCATCAACCCCAACGGGCTACCCTCCAACCCGAGGGTGCCGATCCCAGATAGCAAAGTCTCCGGGAAATCCGGGGGAACCCCTACTGCCAGCGCTAGCAGCATATCTGCTGACCCAGTCAACCGTGTTGTCAACCAGAAGCTTTCATCCCGGCACTCGGTTACCGGCATTGCGCGGACAGCGACCACCGCGGTAG
- a CDS encoding nitrate/nitrite transporter, which produces MARSHRISYWDAEDTVAWEAGNKAIARRNLLWIVACDHVAFGIWTLWPVMVLFMPRNVYGFSPADKFLLGATATLVAACLRIPYSLGIARFGGRSWTVFSILILFVPSVSAIVLLAHPGLPLWPYLVCAALTGCGGANYAASMTNTNAFYPHRLKGSALGFNAGAGNLGVPVIQLVGLLVIAIAGHRQPYWVCGLYVMLLTVVAIGAAHYMDNLEHPTEVSHLRSILSERDTWLLALLYLGTFGSWIGFSFAFGLVLQVNFEATGQTHAQAALHAAEFAFIGPALGSVARIYGGRLADRIGGSRVALTVFAAMGLATAMLVAISTVDDHNPGPTTAATMVGYICGFMVLFLLSGLGNGSVYKMIPSVFEARSHLLAVTELERRHWSAATSGAVIGFVAAFGALGGVGINLALRQSYLNTGTDTPAYWIFLAFYIVAGVLTWVRYVRRPASTRFEQQQAAMQKPAAHVGQL; this is translated from the coding sequence ATGGCCCGCTCGCATCGCATCTCGTACTGGGACGCTGAAGACACTGTCGCGTGGGAGGCGGGCAACAAGGCGATCGCGCGCCGCAACCTGCTCTGGATCGTCGCCTGTGACCACGTGGCGTTCGGGATTTGGACGCTATGGCCGGTGATGGTGCTCTTCATGCCCCGCAATGTGTACGGCTTTTCTCCGGCCGACAAGTTCCTGCTGGGCGCTACCGCCACACTGGTCGCGGCGTGCCTGCGTATCCCATATTCGTTGGGCATTGCGCGCTTCGGTGGCCGGAGTTGGACAGTCTTTTCGATCCTGATACTGTTCGTCCCCAGCGTGAGCGCTATCGTGCTGCTGGCCCATCCCGGCCTGCCGCTGTGGCCATATTTAGTGTGCGCGGCGCTTACTGGCTGCGGGGGCGCTAATTACGCGGCATCGATGACCAACACCAACGCGTTCTACCCTCACCGGCTGAAGGGCTCAGCACTGGGATTCAACGCCGGGGCCGGCAATCTCGGCGTGCCGGTGATCCAATTGGTGGGGCTGCTTGTGATCGCAATCGCCGGCCACCGCCAACCCTATTGGGTATGTGGCCTATACGTGATGCTGTTGACGGTCGTCGCGATCGGCGCAGCTCATTACATGGACAACCTTGAGCACCCCACCGAGGTCAGCCACCTGCGCTCGATTCTCTCCGAGCGGGACACCTGGCTGTTGGCGCTGCTCTACCTGGGCACCTTCGGTTCATGGATCGGCTTCTCGTTCGCCTTCGGCCTCGTGCTGCAAGTGAATTTCGAAGCCACCGGGCAAACCCATGCCCAGGCAGCACTGCATGCCGCCGAATTCGCTTTCATTGGACCAGCATTGGGCTCCGTGGCCCGCATCTACGGCGGCCGGCTCGCCGACCGCATCGGCGGCAGCCGAGTCGCGCTAACGGTCTTCGCCGCCATGGGGTTGGCCACCGCGATGCTGGTGGCCATCAGCACGGTGGATGACCACAATCCCGGTCCCACGACTGCCGCCACGATGGTGGGCTATATCTGCGGCTTCATGGTCCTGTTTCTGCTGTCCGGGTTGGGAAATGGATCGGTATACAAGATGATCCCGTCGGTTTTCGAGGCGCGCAGCCACCTACTGGCCGTCACTGAGCTCGAACGCCGGCACTGGTCGGCCGCCACTTCGGGCGCAGTAATCGGATTTGTCGCGGCTTTCGGCGCACTCGGCGGTGTGGGGATCAACCTGGCGCTGCGGCAGTCCTACCTGAACACCGGCACCGATACGCCGGCGTACTGGATCTTCTTGGCTTTCTATATCGTTGCTGGCGTTCTGACCTGGGTGAGGTACGTTCGTCGCCCGGCCTCGACGCGCTTTGAGCAGCAGCAAGCCGCCATGCAGAAACCGGCCGCCCATGTTGGGCAGCTGTAG
- a CDS encoding MarR family winged helix-turn-helix transcriptional regulator: protein MATESAAATMESLDAITDALLTASRLLVAISAHSIAQVDETITIPQFRTLVILSNRGPINLATLAGLLGVKPSAAGRMVDRLVSAGLIDRQPHPNSRRELLAALTPRGRKAVRQVTSHRRAEIARIVEKMPPSERHGLVRALTAFTGAGGEPAADFEGDV from the coding sequence ATGGCAACCGAAAGCGCGGCAGCAACAATGGAATCACTCGATGCGATCACTGACGCGTTGCTGACCGCGTCGCGGTTACTGGTCGCCATCTCGGCTCACTCGATTGCCCAAGTCGACGAAACAATCACAATTCCGCAGTTCCGGACCCTGGTGATCCTGTCGAATCGCGGGCCGATCAACCTCGCCACGCTGGCTGGGCTGCTCGGCGTCAAACCCTCGGCCGCGGGCCGGATGGTCGATCGACTCGTAAGCGCCGGACTGATCGACCGCCAACCACATCCCAACTCGCGGCGCGAACTACTTGCCGCCTTGACTCCCCGCGGACGAAAGGCGGTGCGGCAGGTCACTTCTCACCGGCGCGCTGAGATTGCGCGCATCGTCGAAAAGATGCCGCCCTCAGAGCGCCATGGGTTGGTGCGCGCTCTGACCGCGTTTACCGGCGCCGGGGGAGAGCCGGCCGCCGACTTCGAGGGTGACGTGTAG
- a CDS encoding WXG100 family type VII secretion target translates to MPTRFMTDPDQMRAMAGRFDVHAQTVEDEARKMWASSVNIAGASWSGTAQATSYDTMGQMNQAFRNIVNMLHGVRDGLIRDANNYEQQEQASQNILRS, encoded by the coding sequence ATGCCTACGCGTTTTATGACTGACCCGGACCAGATGCGGGCGATGGCGGGCCGTTTCGACGTGCACGCGCAGACCGTTGAGGACGAGGCCCGCAAGATGTGGGCGTCGTCGGTCAACATCGCCGGTGCGAGCTGGAGTGGTACTGCACAGGCCACCTCCTACGACACCATGGGTCAAATGAACCAGGCCTTCCGCAACATCGTCAACATGCTGCACGGCGTGCGTGACGGGCTGATCCGCGACGCGAACAACTACGAACAGCAAGAGCAGGCGTCCCAGAACATCCTGCGCAGCTAG
- a CDS encoding PE family protein gives MSFVTTQPELLAGAADDLQGIGADMAAQNAAMAAPTTGVVPAAAEEVSALTAAQFAAHATMYQAISAQAAAIHEMFVNTMYTSAGSYAATEAANAVAAR, from the coding sequence ATGTCATTTGTGACAACACAACCCGAGCTGCTCGCAGGAGCGGCCGACGACTTGCAAGGCATTGGCGCTGATATGGCGGCCCAGAACGCGGCCATGGCAGCTCCGACTACGGGCGTGGTTCCCGCTGCCGCGGAAGAGGTATCAGCGTTGACAGCTGCACAGTTTGCCGCGCATGCCACAATGTATCAGGCGATCAGCGCCCAAGCGGCCGCGATCCACGAGATGTTTGTAAACACGATGTACACCAGCGCGGGATCGTACGCGGCCACCGAGGCCGCCAATGCGGTCGCGGCACGCTAG
- a CDS encoding DUF421 domain-containing protein produces the protein MNEVLAQLIDGWQPAAYAALKALALFVTAAGAFRLTLRRTISAFTPFDWVTAVAVGAIVGRTATAADTSWLTGAAALLTLIAAHDIVARLRFNPWMRRLVDPPVRVLVRDGQLHQTNMKRCGITHADLDAILREHGYQTPDAIRLALFESKGVVSIFGSPD, from the coding sequence ATGAACGAGGTGCTGGCGCAGTTAATCGATGGATGGCAGCCCGCAGCCTACGCAGCGCTCAAGGCGCTTGCCCTATTCGTAACTGCCGCCGGGGCTTTCCGGCTCACGCTTCGTCGCACCATCTCCGCGTTCACACCATTTGACTGGGTAACCGCCGTCGCAGTCGGCGCCATTGTGGGCCGGACCGCCACGGCCGCCGACACGTCCTGGCTCACAGGGGCAGCGGCACTGCTGACGTTAATTGCTGCGCATGACATTGTCGCTCGGTTGCGTTTCAACCCGTGGATGCGTCGCCTGGTTGACCCACCGGTTCGGGTGCTGGTCCGCGACGGGCAATTGCACCAAACCAACATGAAACGATGCGGTATCACCCATGCCGACCTTGACGCGATTCTCCGCGAGCATGGTTACCAGACGCCCGATGCCATTCGCTTGGCGCTATTCGAATCCAAAGGAGTGGTATCCATCTTCGGCAGCCCCGACTAA
- a CDS encoding WXG100 family type VII secretion target codes for MTINYQFGDVDAHGATIRAQAAALEAEHQAIIRDVLAAGDFWGGAGSTACQQFITESGRNFQVIYEQANAHGQKVQTASANMNSTDTAVGSSWA; via the coding sequence ATGACGATCAACTATCAGTTCGGTGACGTCGACGCCCACGGTGCGACGATTCGGGCGCAGGCTGCGGCGTTGGAGGCCGAGCACCAGGCGATCATCCGTGACGTGCTGGCCGCCGGTGACTTCTGGGGTGGCGCCGGGTCGACGGCGTGCCAACAGTTCATCACCGAGTCGGGCCGCAACTTCCAGGTGATCTACGAGCAGGCCAACGCCCACGGCCAAAAGGTGCAAACCGCCAGTGCCAACATGAACAGCACCGACACCGCCGTCGGCTCCAGTTGGGCTTAG
- a CDS encoding DUF732 domain-containing protein: protein MRFMPALASVCTLIALAGPGHADPGAEEGTDNAAFLASLRNAGITYNNADQAITAGHAVCGLIDNGESGLEVLKDLKSTNPGFTTDGAAQFAAIAARSYCPQQLAPSSGAGAK, encoded by the coding sequence ATGAGATTCATGCCAGCCTTAGCTAGCGTCTGCACGCTGATCGCTCTGGCCGGGCCAGGACATGCCGATCCCGGCGCCGAGGAGGGTACTGACAATGCCGCCTTCCTTGCCTCGCTGCGAAACGCAGGAATCACCTATAACAACGCAGATCAAGCCATAACAGCCGGCCATGCTGTCTGCGGGCTGATCGACAACGGCGAATCAGGTCTGGAGGTTCTCAAGGACCTGAAAAGCACCAATCCCGGATTCACGACCGACGGCGCAGCACAATTCGCTGCGATTGCCGCGAGGTCTTACTGTCCCCAACAACTGGCACCAAGCAGCGGTGCAGGCGCGAAATAG
- a CDS encoding nitroreductase family deazaflavin-dependent oxidoreductase, whose protein sequence is MQITKNVRPPKGLRKLVFRFPIYVYRAGLSPLFGQRLLLLHHIGRVSGKPRQAVLEVVDDDPADDSYVVASGWGPTAAWYRKVMHTPDVTIQVGRRTIPVRAAKLDEEDGAKTFAKYAARHRAAAKYLLPRLLGYSVDGSEADFRAVGHQLPFIRFVPH, encoded by the coding sequence GTGCAGATCACCAAGAACGTCCGCCCACCGAAAGGCTTGAGAAAGCTAGTTTTTCGCTTTCCGATCTATGTGTATCGAGCTGGCCTCAGCCCGCTTTTCGGGCAACGTCTTTTGCTGCTGCATCACATCGGGCGGGTGTCGGGCAAGCCACGTCAAGCGGTACTCGAAGTCGTCGACGATGATCCGGCCGACGACAGCTATGTCGTCGCCTCGGGATGGGGACCGACCGCCGCGTGGTACCGCAAGGTCATGCATACGCCCGACGTCACGATCCAGGTGGGCAGGCGGACTATACCGGTCAGAGCGGCGAAGCTCGACGAAGAAGACGGAGCAAAGACATTCGCGAAATACGCTGCGCGTCATCGAGCGGCAGCGAAATACCTACTCCCGCGACTACTTGGCTACTCAGTCGATGGCTCAGAGGCTGACTTTCGCGCGGTCGGGCACCAGCTGCCGTTTATCCGCTTTGTCCCTCACTAA
- a CDS encoding chloride channel protein, with the protein MPAAKDTGPDESSGRLGAFIQSSGYVRKWLILGIAIGVIAGVGAVVFYQLLKYAGEFLLGYLADYRIPTPVGEDGHHPASGFHRPWAIPLVTTAGAFLSAVIVAWLAPEAEGHGTDEAIEAVHSYPTNIRSRVVLVKMVASALTIGSGGSGGREGPTAQISAGFGSLLTRRLNLPVEDGRIAVAVGIGSGIGAIFGAPLGGAVLATSIIYREDLEYRSLVPGFIASATAYAVLGSIMGFEPLFGFVDAEYRFEEAWPLLWFALIGVIAAAIGYLYARVFYWTVALTDRLPGGVLKPTFGGLLVGLLGLLIPQILSSGYGWIQEAIARPTLTAIPLWIVLALPIAKIVATSLSIGTGGSGGIFGPGIVIGAFVGAAIWRVGELWGLPGVPSDPGIFVVVGMMACFGSVAHAPLAIMIMVAEMTGSFAAIPGAIIAVGIASLLMSRSGVSIYRSQRLNRETAEAERARQSA; encoded by the coding sequence GTGCCGGCGGCGAAAGATACCGGTCCCGACGAGTCCAGTGGGCGGTTGGGCGCATTCATCCAGAGCTCCGGCTACGTGCGCAAGTGGCTCATCCTTGGCATTGCCATCGGCGTCATCGCCGGCGTGGGCGCGGTTGTCTTCTATCAGTTGCTGAAATACGCCGGCGAGTTTCTGCTCGGCTATCTGGCCGACTACCGCATCCCTACGCCCGTGGGGGAGGACGGCCACCATCCGGCCTCCGGTTTCCACCGTCCATGGGCTATTCCGCTGGTGACGACGGCCGGTGCGTTCTTGTCGGCGGTCATCGTCGCCTGGCTTGCCCCGGAGGCCGAAGGCCATGGCACCGACGAAGCGATCGAGGCGGTCCACAGCTATCCCACCAACATCCGCAGCAGGGTGGTGCTGGTCAAGATGGTGGCAAGCGCACTGACTATCGGGTCTGGCGGTTCGGGTGGTCGCGAGGGCCCTACCGCTCAGATCTCGGCAGGCTTCGGATCGCTGCTGACCCGTCGCCTGAACCTTCCAGTCGAGGACGGCAGGATCGCGGTTGCCGTGGGTATCGGCTCAGGGATCGGAGCGATTTTCGGCGCACCGCTGGGCGGAGCAGTACTGGCGACCTCAATCATCTATCGCGAAGACCTCGAGTACCGCTCACTGGTGCCCGGTTTCATCGCCTCCGCCACGGCGTATGCGGTGCTCGGCTCGATCATGGGCTTCGAGCCGCTGTTCGGTTTTGTCGACGCGGAATACCGCTTCGAGGAAGCCTGGCCGCTGCTGTGGTTCGCGCTAATCGGCGTGATCGCTGCGGCGATCGGCTATCTATATGCCCGCGTCTTCTACTGGACGGTGGCATTGACCGATCGACTGCCCGGGGGCGTACTCAAACCGACCTTCGGGGGACTGCTGGTAGGGCTGTTAGGGCTGCTGATCCCTCAAATCCTGAGCAGTGGATACGGCTGGATTCAGGAAGCCATCGCACGACCGACACTGACGGCGATCCCGTTGTGGATCGTTCTCGCCCTACCGATCGCCAAAATCGTCGCGACGTCATTGTCGATTGGCACGGGAGGATCTGGCGGAATTTTCGGTCCCGGCATTGTGATTGGCGCATTTGTCGGGGCGGCGATCTGGCGGGTGGGTGAACTGTGGGGCTTGCCCGGAGTACCCAGCGACCCTGGCATTTTCGTGGTAGTGGGAATGATGGCATGCTTCGGCAGCGTCGCCCATGCGCCGCTCGCCATCATGATCATGGTGGCCGAGATGACCGGATCCTTCGCCGCGATACCCGGAGCGATCATCGCGGTCGGCATCGCGTCGCTGCTGATGTCGCGCAGCGGCGTAAGCATCTACCGGTCCCAGCGGCTGAATCGCGAGACGGCCGAGGCGGAACGCGCGCGTCAGTCCGCGTGA
- a CDS encoding class I SAM-dependent methyltransferase — MSIDTPAGAEHAVATTHRAVWAMGDYALMAEEVMAPLGPLLVAATGIGPGDRVLDVAAGSGNVSIPAAKVGAEVVASDLTPELLHRAQTRAVEQELSIECREANAEALPFADGAFNRVVSAIGVMFAPRHQRAADELVRVCRPGGRIGLISWTPEGFFGQMLAAIRPYRPTLDPTVPLAALWGREDYVAGLLGQRVSEISARRGMLTVDRFDSPESVHEYFKHHYGPTINAYRNIADNPVLVESLDTQLVELAQRHMSKGVMQWEYLVVVASKWCPTGNAGSARA, encoded by the coding sequence ATGAGCATCGACACCCCTGCCGGCGCAGAACACGCCGTGGCGACCACACACCGGGCGGTGTGGGCGATGGGCGACTACGCCTTGATGGCCGAGGAGGTAATGGCCCCTCTCGGCCCATTACTGGTCGCCGCCACGGGCATAGGCCCGGGCGATCGGGTGCTCGACGTCGCCGCTGGCTCCGGCAACGTCTCGATCCCCGCCGCGAAAGTGGGTGCCGAGGTGGTTGCCAGTGACCTCACCCCGGAGCTGCTGCACCGCGCCCAAACACGAGCTGTGGAACAGGAACTCAGCATCGAGTGCCGCGAGGCCAACGCCGAAGCGCTGCCGTTCGCCGACGGCGCGTTCAACCGGGTGGTTTCGGCGATCGGGGTCATGTTCGCGCCGCGGCATCAGCGTGCGGCCGACGAGTTGGTGAGGGTGTGTCGGCCCGGCGGAAGGATCGGGCTCATCAGCTGGACACCGGAGGGCTTCTTCGGCCAGATGCTCGCAGCCATCAGGCCGTACCGGCCGACGCTGGATCCGACCGTGCCGCTGGCGGCGCTGTGGGGCCGGGAGGATTATGTCGCGGGGCTCTTGGGCCAGCGAGTCAGCGAAATCAGCGCTCGGCGGGGCATGTTGACGGTCGACCGGTTCGACAGCCCCGAGTCGGTGCACGAGTACTTCAAGCACCACTACGGTCCGACCATCAACGCCTACCGCAACATCGCCGACAATCCCGTGCTGGTCGAGAGCCTCGACACCCAACTCGTCGAGCTGGCGCAGCGCCACATGTCGAAGGGCGTAATGCAGTGGGAGTACCTGGTTGTCGTCGCATCAAAGTGGTGCCCGACTGGAAACGCTGGCAGCGCCCGGGCATAA
- a CDS encoding PPE family protein — protein sequence MDFGLLPPEINSGRMYAGPGPEPLFAAAAAWDGLGTDLALTASSYQSVISGLTSASWSGASSASMAAAAAPYVAWMNGTAAQAEQAASQARAAAAAYEAAFAATVPPPMIAANRARLAALIATNILGQNTPAIAATEAEYAEMWAQDAAAMYGYAGSSAIAAQMAPFSSPPQTASAAGTAAQAGTVAEAAGTSGGSSVNAALSQLVSLVPNTLQTLALPASSSTSSTSGLQSSLSSLATLVTNVTGPYSPFALTDVAGAPYLFGMQGVLLPQNGQGVAALLGGPASKPITGALAPLAEGTGLQAGVPGPAGFGGGAASGAMGRAGLVGALSVPQSWASAAPAIRTAAAVMPSTALGAAPAVAADGQAGLFSDMALASLAGRAVGGTAARSITGSATSVLGGAVAEVAPTTATIIVIPPTQE from the coding sequence ATGGATTTTGGTTTGTTACCACCAGAGATCAACTCGGGCAGGATGTATGCGGGGCCAGGACCTGAGCCGTTGTTTGCTGCGGCTGCCGCGTGGGACGGCCTGGGAACGGACTTGGCTTTGACGGCATCCTCCTACCAATCGGTGATCTCAGGGCTTACCAGCGCGTCGTGGTCCGGCGCTTCGTCGGCGTCGATGGCGGCCGCGGCCGCACCATATGTGGCGTGGATGAATGGCACCGCCGCGCAGGCTGAGCAGGCTGCCAGCCAGGCCAGGGCGGCGGCGGCAGCTTACGAGGCCGCCTTCGCGGCGACCGTGCCGCCGCCAATGATCGCGGCCAACCGTGCCCGCCTGGCGGCGCTGATCGCAACGAACATCCTGGGGCAGAACACGCCGGCGATCGCGGCTACCGAAGCGGAGTACGCCGAGATGTGGGCCCAGGATGCGGCCGCCATGTACGGCTATGCCGGCTCGTCGGCGATTGCCGCCCAGATGGCGCCGTTCAGTTCGCCGCCGCAGACCGCCAGCGCCGCGGGCACGGCCGCTCAAGCCGGCACGGTCGCCGAAGCCGCTGGGACATCGGGCGGTAGCAGCGTGAACGCGGCGTTGTCACAGCTGGTTTCGCTGGTGCCGAACACGCTACAGACCCTGGCATTGCCGGCGTCGTCATCGACGTCGTCGACGTCGGGGCTCCAGTCCAGCCTGTCGAGCCTCGCCACCTTGGTGACCAACGTCACCGGACCGTATTCGCCGTTCGCACTGACCGACGTGGCTGGCGCGCCATACCTGTTCGGCATGCAAGGCGTGCTCCTACCGCAAAACGGACAGGGTGTCGCCGCATTGCTCGGCGGCCCAGCGTCAAAGCCGATCACCGGGGCGCTCGCGCCTCTGGCCGAGGGAACTGGGTTGCAGGCGGGTGTTCCAGGTCCGGCCGGCTTCGGTGGAGGGGCGGCATCGGGGGCGATGGGCCGCGCCGGCCTGGTGGGCGCGCTCTCGGTGCCGCAGAGCTGGGCCTCCGCGGCACCGGCAATCAGAACGGCTGCGGCGGTCATGCCAAGCACCGCACTGGGTGCCGCCCCAGCCGTCGCCGCCGATGGCCAGGCAGGCCTCTTCAGCGACATGGCTCTGGCGAGTTTGGCTGGACGGGCAGTCGGCGGTACCGCGGCTCGTTCCATCACAGGTTCGGCTACCAGTGTCCTGGGTGGCGCGGTTGCTGAAGTAGCCCCGACCACGGCGACCATCATCGTCATCCCGCCGACCCAAGAATGA
- a CDS encoding transposase, protein MIAQLARQLGVHPEALPNWIRQDEADRGERHDRPTTEMIEENRRLRAEVKELRAVNEVLKAASAYFAQEIGPTRRRS, encoded by the coding sequence GTGATTGCGCAGCTGGCGCGGCAGCTGGGCGTGCACCCGGAGGCCTTGCCGAACTGGATCCGTCAAGACGAGGCCGACCGGGGCGAGCGCCACGATCGGCCCACGACGGAGATGATTGAGGAGAACCGCCGGCTGCGCGCCGAGGTCAAGGAGCTGCGGGCGGTCAACGAGGTGCTCAAGGCGGCGAGCGCGTATTTCGCACAGGAGATCGGCCCGACCCGGAGGCGGTCATGA
- a CDS encoding PPE family protein encodes MATDFGALPPEITSGRMYAGPGAGSMLTAAAAWDALAADMHSAAASYASVVSGLTSGPWSGPSSASMAAAAAQYVAWVSATAAQARETALQARAAASAYETAFAMTVPPQVIAANRSQLASLVATNILGQNTAAIAATEAQYGDMWVQDAAAMYGYAGSSAAATKVTPFAVPPQTTNAAALAGQTAAVTQAAGTSGGTGAESVLSGIPQLLQDLASASTQYNTDMGNLLDSLTGSSSAASMYQSLFSIGSGAKAILPANDAMITALLGMVQFQKFYHPVVPFRPELIPKSDLGAGLGLRSAASTGMATTVSAGVGEASTVGTLSVPPSWAAATPAIRLAANAFPGASVAAAPAAAIPASLLSQMALGSLTGGALGGSAPRVINGTAARGRNAGKDGSQPVNLDRVIAQLRQRPEAVQHWQVDQDGLDDLLANLAKKPGIHTVHLSAEKAKPTSPRSQPG; translated from the coding sequence ATGGCAACGGATTTCGGTGCCCTACCACCGGAGATCACCTCCGGCCGGATGTATGCCGGTCCCGGCGCGGGATCCATGCTGACCGCGGCGGCGGCCTGGGATGCTCTGGCTGCTGACATGCATTCCGCAGCTGCTTCCTACGCGTCGGTGGTCTCGGGCCTCACCAGCGGCCCGTGGTCGGGGCCGTCGTCGGCGTCCATGGCGGCTGCGGCCGCACAGTATGTCGCATGGGTGTCTGCCACGGCGGCGCAGGCCAGAGAGACCGCGCTGCAGGCCAGGGCCGCGGCCAGTGCCTATGAAACCGCATTTGCTATGACAGTGCCGCCGCAGGTGATTGCGGCCAACCGCAGTCAGCTCGCGTCGCTGGTGGCGACGAACATCTTGGGGCAGAACACCGCGGCGATCGCGGCCACCGAAGCGCAGTACGGGGATATGTGGGTCCAGGATGCCGCCGCGATGTACGGCTACGCCGGCTCGTCGGCAGCCGCCACGAAGGTGACGCCGTTCGCTGTGCCGCCGCAGACCACCAATGCGGCTGCGCTGGCCGGCCAGACGGCCGCGGTGACGCAAGCTGCCGGCACCTCAGGGGGCACCGGAGCCGAGTCAGTGCTGTCCGGCATCCCGCAGCTGTTGCAAGATCTCGCATCGGCCAGCACGCAGTACAACACCGACATGGGGAACCTGCTGGACAGCCTTACCGGCTCGTCATCGGCAGCATCGATGTATCAGTCTTTGTTCTCGATCGGTTCTGGCGCGAAGGCGATCCTGCCGGCCAACGACGCCATGATCACCGCGCTCTTGGGCATGGTGCAGTTCCAGAAGTTCTACCACCCGGTTGTTCCGTTCCGTCCCGAGTTGATCCCGAAGTCGGATCTGGGCGCCGGTCTTGGGCTGCGCTCGGCAGCCTCCACCGGCATGGCCACGACGGTGTCGGCGGGTGTCGGGGAGGCCTCGACAGTGGGAACGTTATCGGTCCCGCCGAGCTGGGCCGCCGCCACGCCGGCAATCCGACTGGCGGCCAATGCGTTCCCGGGCGCCAGCGTAGCCGCGGCCCCAGCCGCCGCTATCCCGGCAAGCCTGCTCAGCCAGATGGCGCTGGGAAGTCTGACCGGAGGCGCGCTGGGCGGCTCTGCCCCTCGGGTGATCAACGGAACCGCGGCCCGCGGCCGCAACGCGGGCAAAGACGGCAGCCAACCGGTCAACCTGGACCGCGTCATCGCGCAACTGCGGCAGCGACCAGAGGCGGTGCAGCACTGGCAAGTTGACCAGGACGGGCTCGACGATCTGCTGGCGAACCTGGCCAAGAAGCCCGGCATCCATACGGTGCACCTGTCGGCTGAGAAGGCCAAGCCCACCTCGCCGCGGTCGCAGCCAGGCTAG